In the genome of Arachis hypogaea cultivar Tifrunner chromosome 9, arahy.Tifrunner.gnm2.J5K5, whole genome shotgun sequence, the window TGGGAGAGGATAAACATCCTTTGAACATGCTTTATTTAAGTTTGTAAAGTCTACACACATTCGCTACTTACCTGAGGCTTTCCTTTCTATAACCACATTAGACAACCAAGTGGTAAAGTGTAGTTCTCAAATAAAACCTGCTGCGAGGAGTTTTTTTTCTTCTAAGGAGGCTATCTTCTTATCCTCGCCCATGTTCTGTTTCTTCTGAGCTATAGGTCGGATAGCCTGGTTGATTTGTAGTTTGTGGCATATGAAGTTAGGATCAATACCTGGCATATATGTGGGAGTCCAGGCAAAAAGGTCCACATTTTCTTGAAGGATATTGAATATTTGGCGTTTATCCTCTACAGGCAGTGAACATCCAACATAAGTGAATTTATCAACATTGTTATTGAGAATTACCTTTTCAAGATTATCTATAGGTGTAGGTCTTTTATGAATGTCCTCTCTAGGATTGAGCTCGGCTAATTTTCGCATGTCTGTGATGTTGTGTATAGCTCGggtatgtttggattttattgaCTATTCCAGTCTTGCTTTAAAACTTGCATTATAGCATTGTCGTGCTTCCTTTTGATTAAAATGAATTGTGCCACATGGTTATCTTACACATGAAACTTAATACACAAATGAACAGTAGATATTAtagcaccaaaataatttaaagatGGTCTACTGAGGATAATATTGTAAAGGCTAACGTAATCGACCACTAGGAATTGGATATCCTTTGTCTTTGATAATGGATGTTCACCTAGTGTCATTTTTAACCATATGTACCCAAGAATAGGAACTCGTTTTATTGAGAAGCCCACATGCTCTCCAGAGGATGGCTATATTATCTTTTCGCAGAGCTTCATTTTCTGAAAAGTGGAATAAATCAACACATCGACGTTGTTGCCTGAGTCGAGGAAGACCTTCCTTACTAAAAGGTTTCCAGCCTGGATGGAGATAACAACTGGACCATCCAAGTTTGTTGCTTTTGCTTGATAATTAGAATGCTCAAAGGTTATAGTTGATGTTGATGACTGTGGTGCAACTTCGGATGGTACTCCTTTCACCACTAACATTGCTCGATACGTTCTTTTTCTTGCTGAGCTGGTAAGTCCTCCTCCCGAACATCCTTCAGAGATACGGCTAATTAGACCCCTTGTCTGAGATGGTTGATATTTTACCTTCTCCTGTGCATTTGTGTTTTCAGGTTGGTTTCCGCCTGTCCTTGGTTGTCTTTGTTGTATGCAACCATCAACATACTTGTCCAATAGGCCTTGTCTTGCTAGTCTTTCCAGAAGATCTTTGGCTATCACACATTCATCAGTGGTGTggccaaatttctgatggaaagCACAGTGCTTGAATTTGTCCATATATTTCTGATCTTTATAGGTCCCGGCTTTACTCGGTGATTTGATGATTTTAGCATTGAGTATTTTCTGGATGATTTCTTCTATTTTGGTGTTAAACTGAGTATACACATCAAAATTTGAAGTTAGCTTGAAAGGCTTCCTATCATATTTATTTTGTGGTTTGGGTTGTCTTTCCTCCTCTCGGCGAGGTTGTTGTCTCTACAAACGCCAAACTTCACGGAGTTCTTCAATTTCCATCTACCCTGCAGTTTTCTTTCGAAACTCTATTAATGTCTTCGATTTAGTTATTACTATagtcttttaaaattttcccGGATAGAGGCCGCTTTTAAGTTCATGTAAGTGGAGAATCTCCATGGTTGATTTAGCAAACCATGTCATATAATCCTTTAAGCTCTCATGTTGACCTTGTCTGATAGTACCAAAGTAATCTGACTTGTGAATATATATCTTGGGAGCTACAAAGTGGTTGGTGAAGGACTCCACAAAGTCCTTGAAGCAAGAGATAGAACCTACAGGTAACTTAGAAAACCAAATGTTGAGTTTAGTAAATAATAACAAtatttgatgatgacaaacatgttGATGGTTGGGTTAAATGTCCAATTGGGATTTGATGGAACTATTGAGTGTTGCAGGCCCATGTTAATTGTGCAGCCCAAATTAAGAAGACAAGAAGCCCAACTAAAGACACCAAGTGCTTCCAAGGTTGCTGAATGGAATTGAATCCATAACCCAGCCTATTGCTATTCAGGACAAAGGAAAGTAACCCTAAGCTGGTGGTGCTATATTGTTTCGAATAAGgcacaaagagaaagaaaagttcACTTTTTTCTCTTGAGCACCAaggatgaagaaagaaaaagcaatctCTGGTGGCTATGTCAAATCAAGATTGAAGCTAAAAGCAAATGTTCAAATCAAGAAGGAAAAAggtaaaatattttcataaatatgCAAGTTAATTACTTATTGATTTCACCTTCCTCTCTGCACAACCATTTCAGGTAATATGAAGAAAGTGGTGGCTACTTTTTTCTATTGTGAATCAATGGCTAATATTGAAACTTGGAGCCAAAGCACAAGGTTAATAGTTTTGATTTATCAAATCCATTGAGGATTTGTTTTCAAGGAAGCTGTGTTGCTTAACTCTGACTCAAATCCTTAAGTTTATGGTctgattgaagaaaaagaaagtaagtcCTCAGCTAGCTCAAGATTCAAGGAGCTAACTTTGTGAAGGAAGCTCTAAGTGTGgaaacaaaactaataaaaaaaggaaaaataattcaGTTTGCAAGTAAGGAGAGAGAActcaagagaagagaagagaaaaacctTACAAATCTAAGTTTGAAGTTTTGGAAGTATTGCACCTAGACTAAAAGGAGCATTTCGCCAAGATGGATAGCTACATTTGAGAGTTCAGAATCTGGGTTCAGCATATAGAGTTTGAGCTGTTCAACATCACTTCCTTCATAGTTAATCATTGAGTATTCTATTTGTATGttgtatcttttttttctttctattcatCAGTGATAAAAGAGATATAAGAGAggtattaagaaaaaaaatcattgagagaaaaggcaaagagaagaactTGGAGAGAAAAGCTAAG includes:
- the LOC112708991 gene encoding uncharacterized protein; the encoded protein is MDKFKHCAFHQKFGHTTDECVIAKDLLERLARQGLLDKYVDGCIQQRQPRTGGNQPENTNAQEKVKYQPSQTRGLISRISEGCSGGGLTSSARKRTYRAMLVVKGVPSEVAPQSSTSTITFEHSNYQAKATNLDGPVVISIQAGNLLVRKVFLDSGNNVDVLIYSTFQKMKLCEKII